CTCTGCGTCGCCAAAATGCCGCGCCATGGTTCTTTGCTTCCCGCTCGAAAGCACTCCCAGTGCCGAACACTACTGGCAGGAGTGCCCATCGTACTATTCCGGCTTCTTGAGGATGACGTAGAGGTAGTCGCTGGCGCCCTGGCGGATGAGGGTTTCGCGCCAGACGGCGTTGAGGGCGGGGTCGAAGGGGATTTTGCCGTTGCCGGTGGGGCGTTTGTCGCGCATCCAGACCATGGCGTTTGAGAGGTCAAAACGGTGGTCAAAAGTCAGGTTTTCTGTGTCGAATCCGGCAATGGAGGCCAGTTTTTTGAGGGCGGTGGCGGTGAAGTACCAGAGGTGGACTTTGCGGTAGAAGAAGGCGGCGTAGTCGGGGCTGTTGGCCACCATCCAGTCGTCGGCGTTGGGGGTGCTGAGGGCCAGGATGCCGCCGGGCTTGAGGAGGCGGTGGATGTCCTGGAGGAACTTGATCGGGTCTTCGACGTGCTCGAGGACGCTATAGCTGACGGCGGCGTCGATGGTGCCGGCGGTGGGGACGTCCTGGGCCCAGGTATAGACTTCGTGG
This DNA window, taken from Prosthecobacter vanneervenii, encodes the following:
- a CDS encoding class I SAM-dependent methyltransferase; its protein translation is MSLTTPCPICSATEWRSCYHGSIRMGSFGKKSPDDLDVWECGGCGARHLPPVMADIEAYYKSGEYRDDLSQGNAVDAYFKVNDNDQPHRLDLIGMHTLRGKTVADIGCGAGPFLDLVKGFASKTIAVEPNQCYHDSLRQRGHEVYTWAQDVPTAGTIDAAVSYSVLEHVEDPIKFLQDIHRLLKPGGILALSTPNADDWMVANSPDYAAFFYRKVHLWYFTATALKKLASIAGFDTENLTFDHRFDLSNAMVWMRDKRPTGNGKIPFDPALNAVWRETLIRQGASDYLYVILKKPE